The nucleotide sequence CCGTCAGGTGGACATGCATAATGAACCCCGCCAGACTGGGCCGCAGGACTTTCAGCTGGCCATTGGGCCGTCGGCAATGGACGAGGAAATGAAGGACGCCACCATACGCCTGCTCAAGGCCCACCGGTCAGTGCAGGAAACGAGAATTCTCGGGCCGTCGTACGTGCGCGAAATTCACTACCGTGCCCTGTGCGGCAGCCAGGCGCCAGTACTGCTCTCGGCTGCGCGCGGCAGCGGCTCGCTGGCACAGGTGCTAAACGCCATAAACCTGATGGAGCGCAGCTATCAGGACAAGTTTGACATCAAGCAGCTTGCTGTCTCCGCACACATGAGCACCTCGGCCTTTCACAAGGCATTCAAGGATATTACGGCAGATTCACCTTTGCAGTACCTTAAAAAAATCCGGCTGGCCAAGGCCAGGGACCTCATAGTGCAGCGGAGCATGAGGGCCAACCTTGCCGCCAGCGAGGTGGGCTACGAAAGCCCCTCGCAGTTCAGCAGAGAGTTTAAACGATACTTCGGTGAAAGCCCGGCGGAAGTAATGCGGGAAATGCGGTCGGCATAGGGCAGCGGCAGCAAAAACAGGCCATGACAAGCCAGCGCCTGTCCGCTGCAACCTCCCTGTCTGTAAACATATGGCCCGTCAGGCCATGCCGCATCATCCTGGCGGGGTTGCAAGCAGCCCCGCCAGGAGTCGGCCCCCATGCAGGCAAGCCAAATACAGCAACATCATACAGTTTATGTGGGACACGAAAAAATATCCCACAATACTGCAAATCACCCCTGCTCGCCGCAACATTTTGCGTGGCTGCTGGCAGCCACGCAGTTGCGCCCCTGCCGTTTGGCTTCATACAGCAAGGCGTCCGCGTGCCGCAACAGAACGGATAAATCAGCAGCCGGGCCATCGCAGGTAACAACGCCGATAGAGACTGTTCCCTTGATCGGGTGTCCCAAAATAGAATCCAGCAGAAGCTCCGTCTTGGCTCTCAGGGCATTTGCCGTATCGCGGGCCAGATCG is from Desulfovibrio desulfuricans and encodes:
- a CDS encoding AraC family transcriptional regulator translates to MPDMAELLEELATVDGGSVHSPIKGVRFFKNTKQTRRKPLLYTPGICIVASGYKLGHLGGQTFRYDAGNYLVTSISMPFECESFPNGNEPLLGLFIDIDVVQLNDLIRQVDMHNEPRQTGPQDFQLAIGPSAMDEEMKDATIRLLKAHRSVQETRILGPSYVREIHYRALCGSQAPVLLSAARGSGSLAQVLNAINLMERSYQDKFDIKQLAVSAHMSTSAFHKAFKDITADSPLQYLKKIRLAKARDLIVQRSMRANLAASEVGYESPSQFSREFKRYFGESPAEVMREMRSA